A window from Citrobacter amalonaticus encodes these proteins:
- a CDS encoding PhzF family isomerase — translation MKPQVYHVDAFTRTPFRGNSAGVVLNADGLSETQMQLIARELRHSETAFLLRSDDSDVRIRYFTPTVEVPICGHATVAAHYVRATVLGLGNTTVWQTSLAGRHRVAIRHDDGDYRISLEQGTPTFEAPIEGDIRAAILRALHLNESDMLPGLPIQVASTGHSKVMIPLKPEVDIDALAPDLSALCTISQQIGCNGFFPFQIRPGKNETDGRMFSPAIGIVEDPVTGNANGPMGAWLVHHGLLEHDGKSLQVKGHQGRALGRDGTVEINVTIQNNQPEKVTITGNAVILFHAEWAIDF, via the coding sequence ATGAAACCACAGGTTTACCACGTTGATGCTTTCACCAGAACCCCCTTTCGCGGCAATTCCGCAGGTGTCGTCCTGAATGCTGATGGCCTCAGCGAAACACAGATGCAACTGATTGCCCGCGAACTACGCCACTCTGAAACTGCATTCCTGCTGCGAAGCGATGACAGCGATGTCCGCATTCGCTACTTTACGCCGACCGTAGAAGTGCCGATTTGTGGGCACGCCACCGTTGCGGCGCATTATGTCCGCGCCACGGTGCTGGGACTGGGCAACACCACAGTCTGGCAAACCTCGCTGGCGGGTCGACACCGGGTGGCGATCCGTCATGATGACGGTGATTACCGTATTTCGCTGGAACAAGGCACGCCAACCTTTGAAGCGCCGATTGAAGGTGACATCCGCGCGGCTATTCTTCGTGCGCTGCACCTGAATGAAAGCGATATGCTGCCGGGCTTGCCGATTCAGGTGGCGTCGACAGGCCATTCTAAAGTGATGATTCCGCTTAAGCCTGAAGTCGATATCGATGCCCTCGCTCCCGATCTTTCTGCGCTTTGTACCATCAGTCAGCAAATTGGCTGCAATGGCTTTTTCCCATTCCAGATCCGTCCGGGCAAAAATGAGACTGACGGGCGCATGTTCTCACCGGCAATTGGTATTGTTGAAGATCCGGTGACCGGCAATGCCAATGGCCCGATGGGTGCCTGGCTGGTGCATCACGGTTTACTGGAACACGACGGGAAATCGCTGCAGGTAAAAGGACATCAGGGACGGGCATTGGGTCGCGATGGCACCGTTGAAATTAACGTGACGATTCAGAATAACCAGCCGGAAAAAGTCACCATCACGGGTAACGCGGTGATTCTGTTTCACGCTGAATGGGCGATAGATTTTTAA
- a CDS encoding DUF4406 domain-containing protein, translating to MTAQLILIAGPYRSGTDGNQALIDANLHRLEAAALEVYQRGHIPLIGEWLALPLAKAAGSMSLDDEISEAMLYPVAHRLITRCDAIYRIAGASKGADMDIEVARQHGLTIYTSVNDIPQNG from the coding sequence ATGACAGCACAACTCATTTTAATCGCCGGCCCTTATCGCAGCGGTACCGACGGAAACCAGGCACTGATCGACGCCAACCTTCATCGTCTCGAAGCCGCTGCACTGGAGGTATACCAACGCGGACACATTCCGCTGATTGGCGAATGGCTCGCGTTGCCGCTGGCAAAGGCGGCAGGTTCCATGTCGTTAGATGATGAGATCAGCGAAGCGATGCTCTACCCGGTCGCCCACCGACTCATTACCCGCTGTGACGCGATTTACCGGATTGCAGGGGCATCTAAAGGTGCCGACATGGATATCGAGGTCGCCCGCCAGCATGGACTGACAATTTATACCTCAGTCAATGACATTCCACAGAACGGATGA
- a CDS encoding glutathione S-transferase family protein: MIKVYGAPGWGSAISELMLTLADIPYRFVDVSGFDSEGPQRDLLQKINPLCQVPTLTLENGEVMTETAAIALMVLDRRPDLAPPIGRSERQQFQRLLIWLVANIYPTFTYADYPERWAPDAPAELKKNCIEYRKSLYLWLNDRLSAEPYAFGEQLTLLDCYLCVMRTWGPGHDWFQDNTPNISAIADAVCQRAELRQVLKNNGIL; the protein is encoded by the coding sequence ATGATAAAGGTTTATGGCGCGCCTGGGTGGGGTTCAGCGATCAGCGAATTAATGCTTACCCTGGCGGATATTCCGTATCGTTTTGTCGATGTCAGTGGCTTTGACAGCGAAGGGCCACAGCGAGATCTGTTGCAAAAAATCAATCCGCTGTGTCAGGTACCGACGCTGACGCTTGAAAATGGTGAGGTAATGACTGAAACAGCCGCCATCGCGCTGATGGTCCTCGATCGTCGCCCCGATCTGGCACCGCCCATCGGACGCAGCGAGCGTCAGCAGTTTCAGCGTCTGTTGATCTGGCTGGTGGCCAATATCTATCCGACATTTACGTATGCCGACTACCCGGAACGCTGGGCGCCTGATGCGCCCGCAGAGTTGAAAAAGAACTGTATTGAATACCGTAAATCACTCTATCTCTGGCTCAACGATCGGCTCAGCGCGGAACCGTATGCCTTCGGCGAACAGTTAACGCTGCTCGACTGTTATCTGTGCGTGATGCGCACCTGGGGGCCGGGGCATGACTGGTTTCAGGATAATACGCCGAATATCAGCGCAATAGCGGACGCCGTGTGTCAGCGGGCAGAATTACGTCAGGTGTTGAAAAACAATGGGATCCTCTGA
- the pptA gene encoding tautomerase PptA encodes MPHVDIKCFPRDLNDEQKAALADDITEVIIRHLKSKERSVSVALTEVSEDEWQGVWEREIGPQMDVLIKKPGYSM; translated from the coding sequence ATGCCACACGTTGATATTAAATGTTTTCCGCGCGACCTGAATGATGAACAAAAAGCGGCGCTGGCCGATGATATAACTGAGGTGATCATCCGTCATCTGAAAAGCAAGGAGCGCTCAGTGAGCGTGGCGCTGACTGAAGTTTCGGAGGATGAGTGGCAGGGCGTCTGGGAGCGCGAGATTGGACCGCAAATGGACGTGCTGATTAAAAAGCCAGGCTACAGCATGTAA
- a CDS encoding flavin reductase family protein: MSRFRPVELRHASRLLNHGPTVLITSRDEVSNRRNIMAAAWSMPVEFDPPRLAIVVDKTAWSRELIERSGLFGIVIPGVAATNWTYAVGSVSGRDEDKFNCYGIPVVKGPVLGLPVVEEKCLAWMECRLLPATAAQEKYDTLFGEVVSAAADERVFVEGRWQFDDDKLNTLHHLGAGTFVTSGKRVTAG, translated from the coding sequence ATGAGTCGATTTCGTCCTGTCGAATTACGCCACGCCAGTCGTCTGCTCAATCATGGTCCCACGGTACTGATCACCAGTCGCGATGAGGTCAGCAACCGGCGCAATATCATGGCCGCCGCATGGTCGATGCCCGTTGAGTTTGATCCGCCTCGTCTCGCCATTGTGGTCGATAAAACGGCCTGGTCGCGGGAATTAATTGAGCGCAGCGGCCTGTTCGGTATTGTCATTCCCGGTGTTGCCGCCACTAACTGGACATACGCCGTTGGCAGCGTTTCCGGGCGCGATGAAGACAAATTCAACTGTTACGGCATTCCGGTGGTCAAAGGCCCCGTACTGGGACTGCCGGTCGTCGAAGAAAAATGTCTGGCATGGATGGAATGCCGCCTCCTCCCCGCCACCGCTGCGCAGGAGAAATACGATACCTTATTCGGTGAAGTGGTTTCTGCCGCCGCCGATGAACGGGTGTTTGTCGAAGGCCGCTGGCAGTTCGATGACGACAAACTCAACACCCTGCATCATCTTGGCGCCGGTACATTTGTCACCAGCGGCAAACGCGTGACGGCGGGCTAA
- a CDS encoding autotransporter outer membrane beta-barrel domain-containing protein: MKEFKLTTMALLIGSLLMTNNVNAKIYDEDDGIITGSGALVAGGSYKIISVAGEDNTLFVENNGAITVTAPAGTPIVSGMGEFEDGDFSLASGAVFVANSGTINLGSGSTINQLVGDYIPGTVEGRPDLALDNDYHTMFAVGILNVGGSSDAYLAKKGAIIADDLTINISHKRDNKDIMGIYADKNNGVITLTGDTTVNATITGAKGHIFGIYAKEGTLINAENLIVNNKSTEYSVGIVSESTNSTHRSLIRYQNATVKSVADEFADGINANAGYIEAFGDTAVDITANRVGAVATGIWLSDGIDDIDLDSYITTHGTTSVLLKSGADQTVLEGVDSMGSSQYTGSNLTITLDTQGHQQTTGSGIMASKEDALTAGKIDINGRLNIDVIDTTRSGSWKYVQANKGGEITLNGEVQLGVNYNDPDATAILAENADSRVTINPQKIDVVGTIEALDSAVVDVNAINQSRFVGGMVTSGNAVNNLSLADGSAWSMTKSSQLTNLTLNDSTLTFMPAATQRRMLTRDTASFKTLTVDGDYTGTNGNLVMNTQLGDDNSPTDRMIVAGNTSGSTNVKVLNAGGAGGLTTSGIELISVGGNSDGVFTQNGRIVAGAYDYTLHRGEGENNKNWYLSSALSPVTPLDPLNPTDPQPPTPTPREHAVRPEAGLYGMNLQAANTLFNTRLQDRLGETHYVDALTGKEAVTSMWLRNVGGHTRQKDSSSQLDMQANRYVMQLGGDIAQWSSNNTDRYHLGLMAGYANQKARAENQRNGNRADSRISGYSVGLYGTWLQDNATHEGAYVDSWAQYSWFDNTVSGRDVESEEYDSKGFAASVESGYTWKLAELSERNALYIQPKAQITWMGVKADEHKEVNGTRVEGNGDGNIQTRVGVRLFGKGHNTLDDGKDHTFQPFVEANWIHNSKDFGVAMNGENVNLKGARNIGELKAGVEGQLTKNVALWGNVAQQVGNNGYSDTSAMVGIKASF; this comes from the coding sequence ATGAAAGAATTTAAATTAACCACTATGGCGCTGTTGATCGGCAGCCTGTTAATGACAAATAACGTAAATGCAAAAATTTATGATGAAGATGATGGCATTATCACCGGCAGTGGTGCCCTGGTTGCAGGTGGCAGCTATAAAATTATCAGCGTCGCAGGGGAAGACAACACCCTCTTCGTGGAAAACAATGGCGCGATTACGGTAACGGCTCCGGCTGGAACACCGATTGTTAGCGGCATGGGCGAGTTTGAAGATGGCGATTTTTCACTTGCCTCTGGCGCTGTCTTTGTTGCCAATAGCGGCACAATCAATTTGGGGTCAGGTTCTACCATTAATCAGCTTGTCGGGGATTACATTCCGGGTACGGTTGAAGGACGCCCTGACCTGGCGCTGGACAATGATTATCACACGATGTTCGCGGTTGGCATTCTCAATGTCGGCGGATCAAGCGATGCCTATCTTGCGAAAAAAGGCGCGATTATTGCTGATGATTTAACCATAAACATCAGCCACAAACGTGATAATAAGGACATCATGGGTATTTACGCTGATAAGAATAACGGCGTGATTACCCTGACCGGTGACACCACGGTGAATGCAACCATCACCGGAGCGAAGGGACACATTTTTGGCATTTATGCGAAAGAAGGAACCCTCATCAACGCTGAAAACCTGATTGTTAATAACAAGAGTACGGAATACTCCGTGGGGATCGTTTCAGAATCGACAAATTCCACTCACCGCTCGCTTATTCGTTATCAGAATGCCACCGTGAAATCCGTTGCTGATGAGTTTGCAGACGGCATTAATGCTAACGCGGGTTATATTGAAGCCTTTGGGGATACCGCGGTCGATATCACTGCCAATCGCGTTGGGGCGGTTGCTACAGGTATCTGGCTATCTGATGGTATTGATGACATCGATTTGGATTCGTACATCACCACTCATGGAACGACGTCAGTATTGTTAAAATCAGGCGCGGATCAGACGGTTCTTGAAGGCGTCGATTCAATGGGCTCCTCGCAATATACCGGTAGTAACCTGACCATTACCCTGGATACTCAAGGGCATCAACAGACGACCGGTTCCGGTATTATGGCCAGTAAAGAAGATGCGCTCACGGCGGGTAAAATCGACATTAATGGTCGTCTGAACATTGATGTTATCGATACCACCCGCAGTGGGAGCTGGAAATACGTTCAGGCGAATAAAGGCGGCGAGATCACGCTAAACGGTGAAGTGCAACTGGGGGTTAACTACAACGACCCGGATGCCACTGCCATTCTGGCGGAAAACGCCGACTCCCGCGTGACGATTAACCCGCAGAAAATCGACGTTGTCGGGACGATTGAAGCCCTGGATTCCGCCGTGGTTGATGTGAATGCGATTAACCAGTCGCGTTTCGTCGGCGGGATGGTCACCAGCGGCAATGCAGTGAATAACCTGTCGCTGGCCGACGGCTCGGCCTGGAGCATGACCAAAAGTTCTCAGCTCACCAACCTGACGCTGAATGACTCCACGCTGACCTTTATGCCAGCCGCCACACAGCGTCGTATGCTGACGCGTGATACCGCGAGCTTCAAAACCCTGACAGTGGACGGTGATTACACAGGCACTAACGGTAATCTCGTGATGAACACCCAACTGGGCGATGACAACTCACCGACTGACCGGATGATCGTTGCGGGCAACACCTCCGGCAGCACGAACGTTAAAGTACTGAACGCCGGGGGCGCGGGCGGTCTGACGACGTCGGGCATCGAACTGATTAGCGTTGGCGGCAATTCTGACGGTGTGTTTACACAAAATGGCCGTATCGTGGCCGGTGCGTATGACTACACCCTGCATCGCGGTGAAGGCGAGAATAATAAAAACTGGTATCTGAGCAGCGCCCTGTCTCCGGTTACTCCGCTGGATCCTCTGAATCCTACCGATCCACAGCCGCCAACTCCGACGCCGCGCGAACACGCGGTGCGTCCGGAAGCCGGTCTGTACGGCATGAACCTGCAGGCGGCGAACACGCTGTTCAATACCCGTTTGCAGGATCGTCTGGGCGAAACGCATTACGTGGACGCGCTGACCGGCAAAGAAGCCGTCACCAGTATGTGGCTGCGTAACGTGGGCGGTCATACCCGTCAGAAAGACAGCAGTAGTCAACTGGATATGCAGGCCAACCGTTATGTCATGCAACTGGGCGGCGACATTGCGCAGTGGTCTTCGAACAACACTGACCGCTACCATCTGGGTCTGATGGCCGGTTATGCGAACCAGAAAGCGCGTGCCGAAAACCAGCGTAACGGTAACCGGGCCGACAGCCGCATCAGTGGTTACAGCGTTGGTTTGTACGGCACCTGGCTGCAGGACAACGCGACGCACGAAGGCGCGTATGTCGATAGCTGGGCGCAGTACAGCTGGTTTGATAACACCGTTTCTGGTCGTGACGTCGAATCTGAAGAGTATGATTCTAAGGGCTTCGCCGCCTCTGTTGAATCCGGCTACACCTGGAAACTGGCCGAACTCAGCGAGCGTAACGCGCTGTATATTCAGCCAAAAGCCCAGATCACCTGGATGGGCGTGAAGGCAGATGAGCACAAAGAAGTTAACGGTACCCGCGTTGAAGGTAACGGCGATGGCAACATCCAGACCCGCGTCGGCGTCCGTCTGTTCGGCAAGGGCCACAACACACTGGACGACGGCAAAGACCACACCTTCCAGCCGTTTGTCGAAGCCAACTGGATCCACAACAGCAAAGACTTTGGCGTCGCAATGAACGGTGAAAATGTGAATCTGAAAGGCGCCCGCAATATTGGCGAACTGAAAGCCGGTGTTGAAGGCCAGTTGACGAAGAACGTCGCCCTGTGGGGCAACGTCGCTCAGCAGGTTGGTAACAACGGCTACAGCGATACCTCTGCAATGGTGGGGATTAAAGCCTCCTTCTGA
- a CDS encoding methyl-accepting chemotaxis protein — MRSNIPVTQKEYLLNEKTTLLSTTNTQSHITYANSAFIDASGFGENQLMGEPHNIIRHPDMPPAAFADMWFTLQQGDSWTGMVKNRRHNGDHYWVRANVTPVWHNEQLTGYISVRTVPARQEIEQSEQLYHKINNNNFKGHRLFKGIIIRRGVLACLSAFKWLSIRQRVNYAIGISLFLTLGIIFLAINPLIQAGAFTLLFLLLAIYLKYQICHPVKQILAQMQKVVAGRKPDSIHLNRVDELGMMMRLVNQAGLNLNSLVDDVSTQIAGIQEISKRVSQEGTALHKRSEETSANLQQTAAAIEEIGSAVQQTADTAAQTMTMADRTSANASEGGDFMKQTIGMMQSISRDNGQIVDIIGVIDSIAFQTNILALNAAVEAARAGESGRGFAVVAAEVRNLAQHSASAAKEITSLIEKNVANVNAGVSMVEQTETHLTGMIEDVFQMSTMIREIGLATREQTQALELINDSISRIGTMTDNNAAMVESVRDAAGSLSRRSSRLQQAVSVFGTSA; from the coding sequence ATGAGAAGTAACATCCCTGTTACACAGAAAGAGTATTTACTTAACGAGAAAACGACGCTGTTATCGACAACGAATACGCAAAGCCATATTACCTATGCGAATTCAGCGTTTATCGACGCCAGCGGATTTGGCGAAAATCAACTGATGGGCGAGCCGCACAATATCATCCGTCACCCGGATATGCCGCCTGCTGCATTTGCCGATATGTGGTTTACCCTGCAACAGGGCGACAGCTGGACCGGCATGGTCAAGAACCGCCGTCATAACGGCGATCATTACTGGGTTCGCGCCAACGTCACCCCCGTCTGGCATAACGAACAATTAACCGGATACATCTCGGTACGTACCGTTCCCGCGCGACAGGAAATTGAGCAAAGCGAGCAGCTTTATCACAAGATAAATAATAACAATTTCAAGGGGCATCGTTTATTTAAGGGAATTATTATCCGTCGTGGTGTACTGGCTTGTTTGTCGGCATTTAAATGGTTGTCCATCCGTCAACGTGTCAATTATGCTATCGGTATCAGTCTGTTTCTCACCTTGGGTATTATTTTCTTAGCCATTAATCCGCTTATTCAGGCAGGCGCATTTACCCTCTTATTTTTGCTGCTGGCTATTTACCTTAAGTATCAAATTTGTCATCCGGTTAAACAGATCCTGGCCCAGATGCAGAAAGTGGTCGCCGGGCGAAAGCCCGACAGCATTCATTTAAATCGTGTCGATGAACTGGGGATGATGATGCGTCTGGTTAATCAGGCCGGATTAAATCTGAATTCACTGGTGGATGATGTGAGTACGCAAATTGCCGGGATTCAGGAAATCAGCAAGCGCGTCAGTCAGGAAGGCACGGCGTTGCATAAGCGTTCCGAAGAGACCTCGGCCAATCTACAACAAACCGCGGCAGCCATTGAAGAGATTGGCAGCGCAGTACAGCAAACGGCGGATACCGCCGCACAAACCATGACGATGGCGGACAGAACCAGCGCTAACGCCAGCGAAGGGGGCGATTTTATGAAGCAGACGATCGGCATGATGCAATCGATTTCCCGTGATAACGGGCAGATCGTCGACATCATTGGCGTGATCGACAGTATTGCTTTCCAGACCAATATCCTCGCGCTTAACGCAGCGGTCGAAGCCGCGCGCGCCGGTGAGTCCGGACGTGGGTTTGCGGTCGTTGCCGCCGAGGTGCGGAATCTGGCGCAACACTCCGCGTCAGCAGCCAAAGAGATTACCTCGCTGATTGAGAAGAACGTCGCCAACGTCAATGCCGGCGTGAGCATGGTTGAGCAGACGGAAACCCATCTGACCGGGATGATCGAGGACGTGTTCCAGATGTCGACCATGATCAGAGAAATTGGCCTTGCGACGCGTGAACAAACCCAGGCGCTGGAACTGATCAACGATTCGATCTCCCGCATCGGCACCATGACCGATAACAACGCCGCGATGGTGGAAAGCGTCAGGGATGCCGCCGGCAGTCTTTCCCGGCGCTCCTCACGCCTGCAACAGGCGGTGAGCGTCTTCGGCACCTCCGCCTAA
- the nhoA gene encoding N-hydroxyarylamine O-acetyltransferase, translated as MTPILNAYFARLNWSGRAEVNIETLRALHLQHNCTIPFENLDVLLPREMHLDDRSLEEKLITARRGGYCFEQNGVFERVLRELGFTVRSLLGRVVLANPPSLPPRTHRLLLVELDGESWIADVGFGGQTLTAPIRLQADIIQKTPHGEYRLQQEGDDWILQFCHHDRWQSMYRFDRVVQQQSDYVMGNFWSAHWPQSHFRHHLLMCRHLPDGGKLTLTNFHFTHYEGDRVAEQRNLPDVASLYALLQERFGLGVTDAKHGFTETELARVMAAFDTHPEAGK; from the coding sequence ATGACGCCTATCCTGAATGCTTATTTTGCTCGTCTGAACTGGTCAGGGCGTGCCGAAGTCAATATTGAGACGCTTCGGGCGCTACATTTGCAGCATAACTGTACTATCCCGTTTGAAAATCTCGACGTGCTGTTACCGCGAGAAATGCACCTTGATGACAGGTCGCTGGAAGAGAAACTGATTACCGCACGTCGCGGCGGCTATTGCTTTGAGCAAAATGGCGTATTTGAGCGCGTTCTGCGCGAACTGGGGTTTACCGTGCGTAGTTTGCTGGGACGCGTGGTGCTGGCTAATCCGCCGAGCCTGCCACCGCGAACTCACCGTCTGCTGCTGGTTGAACTGGATGGCGAATCGTGGATCGCCGATGTGGGATTTGGTGGTCAGACGCTTACTGCCCCCATTCGTCTGCAAGCGGACATTATCCAGAAGACGCCACATGGAGAATACCGTTTGCAGCAGGAGGGGGACGACTGGATCCTGCAGTTTTGTCATCACGATCGCTGGCAATCGATGTACCGTTTTGATCGGGTGGTGCAGCAGCAAAGTGATTATGTGATGGGCAACTTTTGGTCTGCGCACTGGCCGCAATCACATTTTCGTCATCATCTGCTGATGTGCCGTCATTTGCCGGACGGGGGAAAATTGACCCTCACTAACTTCCATTTCACGCATTACGAAGGTGACAGAGTGGCAGAACAGCGCAATTTACCGGATGTCGCTTCATTGTACGCGCTACTACAGGAACGTTTTGGTCTGGGAGTGACAGACGCGAAGCATGGTTTTACGGAAACTGAGCTTGCCAGGGTGATGGCGGCGTTTGATACGCATCCCGAAGCGGGAAAATAA
- a CDS encoding IS3 family transposase (programmed frameshift), which produces MAKPKYSPETKLAVVNHYLSGKDGEERTADRFGVERTSVRRWVRAWQLHGMEGLSGKNKHHSAEFKLVVVRAVIRDHLTMREAAARFNLSAETLVRHWVCVYNDAGAEGLLNIQRGRPGKMTKQKIPPSPTDKELEKLSPEELRAELRYLRAENAYPKKVEGLGSERKKRQQALIISELRHKHALRDLLRAAGMSRSTWYYNMNALKQVDRHAGLKDKIREIYAWHKGRYGYRRITLSLRKQGLLVNHKTVQRLMTELSLRSLIRAKKYRSWKGETGKAAPNILSRNFSASKANEKWVTDVTEFSLQGKKLYLSPVLDLFNREIISYSLSERPVMEMVNTMLRDAFLKLGPDDAPLLHTDQGWQYRMAGYQAKLKAQGMTQSMSRKGNCLDNAVMENFFGTLKSECFYLSQFSNISELRKAIEDYIRYYNNERISLKLKGLSPVEHRAQALKAA; this is translated from the exons ATGGCAAAGCCAAAATATTCCCCTGAAACAAAACTGGCTGTGGTTAATCATTATTTGTCCGGAAAAGACGGAGAAGAGCGTACAGCCGACCGTTTTGGTGTTGAAAGAACTTCCGTCCGTCGCTGGGTCAGGGCGTGGCAACTCCACGGTATGGAAGGGCTGTCAGGGAAAAATAAACATCATTCAGCTGAATTTAAACTCGTCGTCGTCCGGGCGGTTATCCGTGACCACCTGACGATGCGTGAAGCAGCTGCCCGGTTTAATCTCTCTGCAGAAACGCTTGTCCGACACTGGGTCTGCGTGTACAACGATGCCGGAGCGGAAGGACTGCTAAACATTCAACGCGGGCGGCCTGGAAAAATGACAAAACAAAAAATCCCCCCATCCCCTACAGATAAAGAACTGGAAAAACTCTCCCCCGAAGAACTCCGGGCTGAACTCCGTTACCTGCGGGCAGAGAATGCCTATC CTAAAAAAGTTGAAGGCCTTGGTTCAGAGCGAAAAAAACGGCAGCAAGCCCTGATAATCAGTGAACTGAGGCATAAGCACGCTCTGCGAGACCTCCTGCGCGCGGCAGGCATGTCCCGCAGTACATGGTATTACAATATGAATGCCCTGAAGCAGGTGGACAGGCATGCCGGGCTGAAAGATAAAATCCGTGAGATATACGCCTGGCACAAAGGCCGTTATGGCTACCGCAGGATCACGCTTTCGCTGAGAAAGCAGGGTCTGCTGGTGAACCATAAAACCGTGCAGCGGCTGATGACAGAGCTGTCGCTCCGGTCTCTGATAAGGGCGAAGAAATACCGCTCATGGAAGGGGGAAACAGGCAAGGCAGCCCCCAATATCCTGAGCAGGAACTTCAGTGCATCAAAAGCCAATGAAAAATGGGTTACGGATGTTACAGAGTTCTCGCTGCAGGGTAAAAAGCTGTACCTGTCGCCGGTACTCGATCTTTTTAACCGGGAAATAATCTCCTACAGCCTGTCGGAAAGGCCGGTGATGGAGATGGTTAATACCATGCTGCGGGATGCGTTCTTAAAGCTCGGACCAGACGACGCCCCCTTGCTGCACACAGATCAGGGCTGGCAATATCGGATGGCAGGCTATCAGGCAAAGTTAAAGGCGCAGGGCATGACGCAAAGTATGTCCCGAAAAGGAAACTGTCTGGATAATGCCGTGATGGAAAACTTCTTCGGGACGCTGAAATCGGAGTGTTTTTACCTGAGTCAGTTCAGCAATATCAGCGAACTGAGGAAGGCGATAGAGGATTATATCCGTTACTACAACAACGAGCGGATAAGCCTGAAACTAAAAGGCCTGAGTCCGGTAGAGCACCGGGCCCAGGCTCTGAAGGCCGCTTAA
- a CDS encoding DeoR/GlpR family DNA-binding transcription regulator produces MLTDQRKKLILELLAAEGQVLSKALSNRFAVSEDTIRRDLRELAAEGFLQRVHGGALPSSGATAPFLERKSLKTDAKKRVAQKGATLISPGQVVIIDGGTTTTELIACLPEDLNITVVTHSPGIALGLVNHPLIEIILIGGRVYKHSIVTVGAATVEGMRNIQADLFFMGVTGIHPEAGLTTGDYEEACIKRAFSARAAETIVLASPEKISTASPFAIGDVSLINTVVVEENTDESWIRAMNAKGITVVRA; encoded by the coding sequence ATGCTTACCGATCAGCGAAAGAAATTGATCCTTGAACTGCTGGCCGCCGAAGGTCAGGTGTTATCGAAGGCGCTCAGTAACCGGTTCGCGGTTTCCGAAGACACGATCCGCCGCGATTTACGTGAACTTGCCGCGGAAGGATTTCTGCAGCGTGTACACGGCGGGGCGCTGCCATCGTCTGGTGCGACGGCGCCTTTTCTTGAACGAAAGTCATTGAAAACCGACGCCAAAAAGCGCGTGGCGCAAAAAGGGGCTACGCTGATTTCCCCCGGTCAGGTGGTAATCATTGATGGTGGGACGACAACAACAGAACTGATCGCCTGTCTGCCGGAAGATTTAAACATTACCGTGGTGACCCACAGTCCGGGCATCGCATTAGGGCTGGTCAATCATCCGCTTATCGAGATCATCCTCATCGGTGGTCGCGTGTATAAGCACTCCATTGTCACGGTAGGCGCGGCGACGGTTGAAGGAATGCGTAACATTCAGGCCGATCTCTTTTTCATGGGCGTGACGGGGATTCACCCGGAAGCGGGGTTAACCACGGGAGATTACGAAGAAGCGTGCATCAAACGTGCATTTTCCGCCAGAGCCGCAGAAACTATCGTCCTGGCGTCACCGGAGAAGATCAGCACCGCGTCTCCCTTTGCCATTGGCGACGTATCGCTGATTAATACGGTCGTCGTGGAAGAGAATACCGACGAAAGCTGGATCCGCGCGATGAACGCGAAGGGGATCACGGTGGTGAGGGCGTAG